From a single Sander vitreus isolate 19-12246 chromosome 2, sanVit1, whole genome shotgun sequence genomic region:
- the elmod2 gene encoding ELMO domain-containing protein 2 encodes MLGYIWQYVYTSFLRYWLKWFLRQATGTCELQRICSNYKPGATRTTKAEYSLRSSKNKVLREALGTNKGKLEQCVDQIMKEKNVKPQKDPLFKESLHICLLQITGNSSLYTSVEDLRKEVFNSENQEHEAMLLKLWDLLMPTVKLESRTTKQWGDIGFQGDDPKTDFRGMGMLGLINLVFFSENYTEEARQVLSHANHPKLGYSYAIVGINLTEMAYSLLKSGALKPHFYNTVLGTPELRHFHQLYCYLAYEFDKFWVAEEPESIMQFNQYREKFHNIVKTHLQDPDVTLRVRSKN; translated from the exons ATGCTGGGGTATATCTGGCAGTATGTCTACACGTCCTTCCTGAGATACTGGCTGAAGTGGTTCCTCAGACAGGCAACAGGGACATGTGAGCTGCAGAGAATATGCTCCAACTACAAGCCTGGGGCAACAAGGACAACAAAAGCAG AATATTCTCTCCGGTCATCAAAGAACAAG GTTTTAAGAGAAGCTTTGGGAACCAACAAGGGTAAATTAGAGCAATGTGTGGATCAAATTATGAAAGAGAAGAACGTCAAACCCCAGAAAGATCCACT GTTCAAGGAGAGCCTACACATTTGTCTGTTACAGataacaggaaacagcagcCTGTATACATCTGTGGAAGACTTGAGAAAGGAAGTCTTCAACTCTGAGAACCAAGAACACGAGGCCATGCTGTTGAAG CTGTGGGACCTGTTGATGCCAACAGTCAAACTGGAGTCGAGGACAACCAAACAGTGGGGAGACATTGGATTCCAAGGAGATGACCCCAAGACTGACTTCAGAGGAATGGGCATGCTGGGCCTAATCAACCTTGT ttttttcaGTGAAAACTACACAGAGGAGGCCCGCCAGGTGCTGTCTCATGCAAACCATCCTAAACTAGG ATATTCATATGCGATCGTTGGGATCAACTTGACAGAGATGGCATACAGCCTACTGAAGAGTGGTGCTTTGAAACCTCATTTCTACAATACAGTTCTGGGCACACCTGAGCTCCGGCATTTTCATCAGCTATACT GTTATCTGGCGTATGAATTTGATAAATTCTGGGTGGCAGAAGAACCAGAAAGCATCATGCAGTTCAATCAGTACAGAGAAAAATTCCATAACATAGTGAAGACACACCTACAGGACCCCGATGTAACGCTGAGAGTCCGTTCTAAAAACTAA
- the ucp1 gene encoding mitochondrial brown fat uncoupling protein 1: MVGLKPSDVPPPLGVKMASAGAAACVADLFTFPLDTAKVRLQIQGEMKGVEGIRYRGVFGTISTMIRTEGPRSLYNGLVAGLQRQVCFASIRIGLYDTVKDFYTGGKDKPGVLVRILAGCTTGAMAVSFAQPTDVVKVRFQAQMNLDGVARRYTGTMQAYKHIFQNEGIRGLWKGTLPNITRNALVNCTELVTYDLIKEAILRHNLMSDNLPCHFVSAFGAGFVTTVIASPVDVVKTRYMNSPPGQYKSAINCAWTMMTKEGPTAFYKGFVPSFLRLGSWNVVMFVSFEQIKRGMMVTKKMIEDRN; this comes from the exons ATGGTGGGACTTAAACCCTCAGATGTTCCCCCTCCACTGGGGGTGAAAATGGCGAGTGCTGGGGCTGCAGCCTGTGTAGCTGACCTTTTCACATTTCCTCTGGACACAGCCAAAGTCAGATTACAG ATTCAGGGAGAGATGAAGGGAGTGGAAGGCATCCGCTACAGAGGGGTGTTTGGGACAATCAGCACCATGATCCGGACAGAGGGGCCCAGGTCTCTGTACAATGGGCTGGTAGCGGGGCTGCAGAGGCAAGTGTGCTTTGCCTCCATCAGAATCGGCCTCTACGACACAGTCAAAGATTTCTACACTGGTGGCAAAGACA AGCCTGGTGTACTGGTACGTATTCTGGCTGGCTGCACTACAGGCGCCATGGCGGTGTCTTTTGCACAACCTACTGATGTGGTCAAGGTTCGATTCCAAGCTCAGATGAACCTGGATGGTGTGGCTCGTCGGTACACTGGCACAATGCAAGCCTACAAACACATCTTCCAGAATGAGGGCATACGCGGACTCTGGAAAG GCACACTACCCAACATCACAAGAAATGCACTCGTCAACTGCACAGAGCTGGTTACATACGACCTGATCAAAGAGGCCATCCTTAGACACAACCTGATGTCAG ACAATCTGCCTTGCCACTTTGTATCTGCCTTTGGTGCCGGCTTTGTCACCACGGTGATCGCTTCCCCAGTAGATGTGGTAAAAACTAGATACATGAACTCACCACCAGGCCAGTACAAGAGTGCTATCAACTGTGCCTGGACCATGATGACTAAAGAGGGGCCGACGGCTTTCTACAAAGG ATTTGTTCCCTCATTTCTGAGGTTGGGATCGTGGAATGTTGTGATGTTTGTCTCATTTGAACAAATCAAGAGAGGCATGATGGTCACAAAGAAGATGATTGAGGACAGAAATTGA